From one Myxosarcina sp. GI1 genomic stretch:
- a CDS encoding glycoside hydrolase family 9 protein, which yields MIDKPKVTSPQPEPKASEKPMDTPKSTKQKGQFKYGEALQKSFLFFEANRSGDLPKDNRVKWRGDSALKDGSDVGRDLRGGYYDAGDHVKFGLPMSANNTMLAWGGIEYKQAYKQSGQWDELLDAVKWGTDYFLKAHVTQGGKTKKLYVQVGDGNADHAYWGPPEKMTMKRPAFKIDRNKPGSDVAAGTASALASASMLFRGVNNSYANKLLKNAKQLFEFADKYRGKYSDSVPQANPFYTSFSGYADELAEGAAWLYKATGQQKYLKRAEQIFDNEIGYPADWSWMADNKSNAANLLLAQESKNPKYKDMFEGWAKNWINGTGNVKYSPGGLAWRTRWGSLALSSATSYLVGLYNDTVKSNKSYRDFAKDQIDYILGDNPRNASYMIGFGKNYPKEPHHRASAGDAPYGKPNEHLLYGAMVGGPGSTNDFDYNDDRNDWITNEVGTGYNAPLTSALIQAYDDFGGDPLSNKELDNLVGIDVYGV from the coding sequence GTGATTGACAAGCCAAAAGTAACTTCGCCCCAGCCCGAACCAAAAGCTTCCGAAAAACCTATGGACACACCCAAAAGTACCAAACAAAAAGGTCAATTTAAATACGGTGAAGCTTTACAAAAATCTTTTCTCTTCTTTGAAGCCAACCGTTCTGGCGATCTTCCCAAAGACAATCGTGTTAAATGGCGCGGTGATTCAGCATTAAAAGATGGTTCGGATGTCGGTCGTGACCTGAGAGGAGGCTATTACGATGCAGGCGATCATGTGAAATTCGGTTTACCTATGTCTGCTAATAATACGATGCTTGCCTGGGGGGGAATTGAATACAAACAGGCATACAAACAAAGCGGACAGTGGGACGAACTCTTAGATGCGGTCAAATGGGGGACTGATTATTTTCTGAAAGCCCACGTAACTCAAGGAGGCAAAACTAAAAAGCTTTACGTTCAAGTAGGTGACGGTAATGCCGACCATGCTTACTGGGGTCCTCCAGAAAAAATGACCATGAAGCGTCCTGCCTTTAAAATCGATCGCAACAAACCTGGGTCTGATGTAGCCGCAGGAACTGCATCGGCACTGGCTTCGGCTTCGATGCTGTTTCGTGGAGTTAATAATAGCTATGCCAACAAACTGTTAAAAAATGCCAAGCAACTGTTTGAATTTGCCGATAAGTATCGAGGTAAATATTCTGATTCCGTACCTCAAGCCAATCCTTTTTATACTTCGTTTAGTGGCTATGCCGACGAACTGGCAGAAGGTGCAGCTTGGCTTTACAAAGCAACTGGTCAACAAAAATATCTCAAACGCGCCGAACAAATTTTTGACAATGAAATTGGTTATCCTGCCGACTGGAGTTGGATGGCAGATAATAAATCTAATGCCGCCAACTTACTTTTAGCCCAAGAAAGTAAAAATCCCAAATACAAAGACATGTTTGAAGGTTGGGCAAAAAATTGGATTAATGGTACTGGTAACGTTAAGTACAGTCCTGGCGGACTGGCTTGGCGAACACGCTGGGGTTCCCTAGCTTTAAGTTCGGCTACCTCATATTTAGTTGGCTTATACAACGATACTGTTAAGAGCAACAAAAGCTATCGAGATTTTGCCAAAGATCAAATAGATTACATCTTGGGAGATAACCCCAGAAATGCCAGTTACATGATTGGTTTTGGTAAAAATTATCCCAAAGAACCCCATCATAGAGCCTCTGCTGGCGATGCTCCTTATGGTAAGCCTAACGAACACCTCCTCTATGGGGCAATGGTAGGTGGTCCTGGTTCGACTAACGACTTTGACTATAATGACGACCGCAATGATTGGATTACAAACGAAGTAGGTACGGGTTACAATGCTCCTCTAACCAGTGCCTTAATTCAAGCCTATGACGATTTTGGAGGCGATCCTCTATCTAACAAAGAATTAGATAATCTCGTTGGTATCGATGTATATGGAGTC